The genomic interval NNNNNNNNNNNNNNNNNNNNNNNNNNNNNNNNNNNNNNNNNNNNNNNNNNNNNNNNNNNNNNNNNNNNNNNNNNNNNNNNNNNNNNNNNNNNNNNNNNNaaaaaaaaaaaaaacataaaaaaaaacaacatacatgaaaacatctaaaaagtaCATAAGtaacaaaatcaatatatatccaaaaaaacAGAGATAACACAACAGTAAAAGTATTTGGCAGTCTACTAAACTCATCAAAAGATTTTATCCAGTTGTTTCaaaaccacaaatcaaaagtaCATCTAATACAAAAAGTTGTATTTGAACTGTAGAGTGAACTGGATTTGAAATTAAACCAACATTCGTAACGTCAAAAATGcgtaacttgtttttttcttttttttcctttaaagaatcAAAAATTGTGCAAAGTGGCAGTGAGAGTTCGGAATAGGaggggggaggaaaaaaaaaagtttagcaagtCCGTGAGTTTTCAATTTTCTTAACCAACTGTTGCTGTCTAAATTGCAATTTTTCTTTCTCTAGTAATAACTTTTCTTCTTCGGCCTGAAGGGAATGAATGTATTCAGTGGCTTTTTTCAAGATAACAACCTTAGCggctttatcattttttacaaGTTCAGGTACGTGGTCTCTTAAAGTGAGGAAACTCGACCTCAGGTCATTGCGACGTTGACGTTCAAGAATATTGTGGTTGCGCCTCCGCTCGCTGTCTTCAGAGTCGTAATTGCGAGGGCTGGAGCTTTTAGACTTTGGTTGTACCACATTCTTTACAGGCCGAGGAGCCtcacttttctgctttttctgaGGCGGAGCCACCTCTTCCGTCTCCATGTATGGTGAGGGTGCGGCATAGTTGTGTTGTTGGTGGACTGGAGCGCACCGTTTAAGGATGAGTTCAGTAGGCAAGTTCTTCGTGGAGGCAGGGTTGATGTTTTTTGAGCGCAAAAGCGTTGGGGAGGTGGCTGCTCTGCTAGAAGAGGAACGTCTTTTCTCCACTGTTACTACATCTAtttcttcctcttcctcatcctcatcatcttcttcttcttcatcatctaaacaacaacaaaaaaagaataaggtTATGTTTCCAAATTATGAATAACAGAGCAAAAATCAATTCATATAACCAAAGAATGCCAACTATAACTTTTAACACCAGTCCAGAAATATAGTTATTATGGATGTTGAATTAAatacaccatgtttttttttccttggagacTCCAATAGCAAGATTGTGACACACGAGTGGCCCGCTCATCTGCAGTGGCTCTTGTAAAAGACGGAGGTAAAATTATTATACTTTTCTATATTATATCGTCCAATTAAAGCTTATGTTCCTCATTTCATCAAAACTCTATACACATTTGTCATCAGTGGAATGAATGACAGTTCCTGGACTGACTTTATAGTATGGAAGCATAATCAAACCAGATTATATCACAAGCCTTTAAGGAATATAAAGCATTGAGATTTATTTCATCTGTATGACTTGAAACTGAGTGCCAAGCTttttacacatacacaaaaacattaataaaatttaaatttgcacAACAAAAATAAGCATATAAATGGTACAAAGGAATGATTAAGGTGCCCCAGACATGTCTACTGATTGAATGTTTACAGAACAATGCACAACTGGCCCCCAAACACCCCTTAGgatcaaaaaaatgtaatcaggcaggtaaaatgtGATGCTTTTGGGTTTTAATCCAAGATATACAAGAACTGGCAAGCTGTGTATTGTAGAAAGGATCCACCAGCTTTACCCAATTTGTGGGTGGATTGGCTCATCACTAGTCATAGCCTCGGCTAAATTGATTCGATTAGGCACAATGGCACAAATTGTACAGTTTCTTAGGGGCTTTGTGAATAGCATAAATTGGAGATTTGCTGTGCttggggagaataaaaaaaagcacacacatactAAAACTGTACAAATCATCTGCCTCGGAGAGACAATCGCTGGGTTTGTTCCGAAACACAGTGCGCTGCTGGTCAGATCTGTAGGCCCCTCTAAGCCGGGCATTTGGTTTACAGCCAATAAGACAGCTGTTGTAAGAAAGTGCTTCCTTCGAGCTGTCAAGAAACAAACATGAAAGAGACACACAGGAGCTTAGATTAAATCCCTGTATGTGTGGAAGGCTGTTACAGGCCTGGGAACACCAACAAAGTAAGTTTGTTTTCACAGAAAAGATTGCAGTTCTTCTATAATTGTAATGCGGTTATGTTATGTGTCGACCAGGAGGTACAAACGGTGCCAAGcgaagtttgtttttgtttttttaaggattaGCTAGAAGACATGGGCAAATCAAACCTACAAATTGGGCTATTTCTAGCAAAATGCCATTTGTTTTGTCAATGCTTACACTTCTAAAAAAGGATTTGCTTCTACAAACTTAGAAGGAACCATCTAAATATATTATCCAGATTCCTCAATTTTGGTATTCTCTATGGACTGGACTCAAGAAACTGAAGTTTTGATTTGCTGAAAACAGCATTGCTTTAACcgttattacaaaatatatattagcaaTAGTGTTGCATTCTTCCATTCtttataaaaagtagaaaaacgCAGTCCAGCTTCTAGGTTGGTGAAGTCACGGCTTTCTTAATTAACTGCACAGATAATAAATATCCAAGATGAAGAATATCAAAAAAACAGTCAACCTAGCTACATGGCTGatgatacaaaaacaaaaaagcccaCACATCTCATTTACCACCTTTTAGCTACCTTTGggttttttatatctaataaaacCAAAAGATCCTGTTTGCTTCTGTGGTCATATGACAGACACAAGGTGTAATTTAGTCTTATGTGTCATCTGAACCATATTATTTTCTAAAGGTGTACTAAGAGCGCCCCCTGGATCAGGAAGTTTCTGGAAGCTCCGCCTCTTTACGTAATTGGGATGGCTACCACTTAGGAGATCCTCCACATGAACCTGCCTTTGATAAGTTTACATAAGAGGAGATAAGAGACACCTAAGCGTGCAATTTTATGTACAGAACACTGGGTTAAAGTAGTGCTCAATGGCGTCAGTTGAATTTAGCTGCGCAGATATGCATTTGTTAGCATCCCccaaaaatgtgcaatatatatatatatatatatatatatatatatatataaataaataaaaagtatgccTTTAGACACCTGCGCTGTTTAGTGGTAGGAGTTCAAAATGTGTGCAAGGGGTCACCCTAAAATAGATAGCAGGATATTGTTTTGCTATAGGATTTAAATGCCCAAAGTGTAACCAATTAGCAGGGTTTTTAAGCTACTTATCTTCTTCTACCCTCCCAGACTATGTATCTGTACCCACCCCCTCAGATACATCACGCCAATTAAGAATAGCGATTGTAAAGGTTCCCGCTGAGCTTTTCCTTTTAACTGCAGCTAccacaagcaaataaaaaaacacaaatgcaagtGCTAGGATTCAGATTGTCCCTTTTTTCCTTGGCAGGGAGTTACATTCAAGGGGGCACCgtaaatgtttttggaaacaatttttattttattttttaccgtTGCCATAATCTAATGCGTACTCAGCTGCAAGGAATATTaaacattcaaaaattaaaataaaaaaatataaaaaaaNNNNNNNNNNNNNNNNNNNNNNNNNNNNNNNNNNNNNNNNNNNNNNNNNNNNNNNNNNNNNNNNNNNNNNNNNNNNNNNNNNNNNNNNNNNNNNNNNNNNNNNNNNNNNNNNNNNNNNNNNNNNNNNNNNNNNNNNNNNNNNNNNNNNNNNNNNNNNNNNNNNNNNNNNNNNNNNNNNNNNNNNNNNNNNNNNNNNNNNNNNNNNNNNNNNNNNNNNNNNNNNNNNNNNNNNNNNNNNNNNNNNNNNNNNNNNNNNNNNNNNNNNNNNNNNNNNNNNNNNNNNNNNNNNNNNNNNNNNNNNNNNNNNNNNNNNNNNNNNNNNNNNNNNNNNNNNNNNNNNNNNNNNNNNNNNNNNNNNNNNNNNNNNNNNNNNNNNNNNNNNNNNNNNNNNNNNNNNNNNNNNNNNNNNNNNNNNNNNNNNNNNNNNNNNNNNNNtttttttttctccaatgttACTGTTGCAGTTAATGAATATTGCAGAGGGTGCTGCCTGCCCTTGACTTGAGTAAATCTTGCATCCAACCTTGAATATTCTGCtgaatgcatcttttttttttttttaaccaacaagAGCTACCTTCCTGCTATTCAAACCTGAATCTATGTTCAAAAAGGTTTTTCTTCCCAACCCATCAAAGGGTCAGGGAAAGATTCAAAAGTCAGTTGGAGGTTCTTCTGAAGATCTAGGACTAATCACCTAGCAGCACAAAGAGAGATtaagttaaaaacaaatgattgacattaaataatacaaacaggCTAAACCTTGATTGTAAATTGCAGCAACCATTATTTCGGAGGATAAAAGGCACACACCAAGCCATGGGCATTGCCTACAAGTAAAAACTTGATATCAGGAGGGTGATTCTGGATGAAGCTTGGAGTgactcattttattttactgggcTAAACACACCCACAAACTCAAGTGCAATAGGTCCTGGATGATAAGTGCCAATGCCAACCATCTGTGACCTTCTGTAAGACACCTAAAGGTCTTCTGGGCTTCTTCCAAAAATTTGAAGAACAAGACTGTGCCAAAAACCCAAAGCAAGAGGAGAGTACCAAGTACATCAGTATATCCATTCAGATGAAGGCAAAGTTCTGacaggttgctatgggttattgcATCTAAAATTTGTATAGAATTCTCAATATATAGAAGAACCGTGCTCCAAAATGCCAAGCATGGCATGAATGGTATTCTGTACATAAAATcaaattatattgcatttttttaaaatgtatgcagtgATAATATTACCAGGTTTACTTACCAGACTCACTGTGGCTTTCATCTCCAGAGCTGGTACTGTTTCGGCATGGCTGGGCGCAGCTCCTGGATGGCACAGAGGATGGCACAGCGGCTGAAGATATGGCACTGATGGGTGTAGCAGCTTCGGCATTTCTGACGCTTTC from Pyxicephalus adspersus chromosome 4, UCB_Pads_2.0, whole genome shotgun sequence carries:
- the MYCN gene encoding N-myc proto-oncogene protein, producing the protein MPGVVSKNPDLEFDSLQPCFYPDEDDFYLCGPDCAPPGEDIWKKFELLPTPPLSPSRVGLQSDPLSPGQEPLLEYGLPGDGDALDWASEFLLLPPEADLLGGSGWGLSQSNELGLSPCNLKSIIIQDCMWSGFSAREKLERAVNEKLGRATGIVESGTPNQTGTPAASNLLGQGEDLSNPASHCVDPAVVFPFPVNKGESVRNAEAATPISAISSAAVPSSVPSRSCAQPCRNSTSSGDESHSESDDEEEEDDEDEEEEEIDVVTVEKRRSSSSRAATSPTLLRSKNINPASTKNLPTELILKRCAPVHQQHNYAAPSPYMETEEVAPPQKKQKSEAPRPVKNVVQPKSKSSSPRNYDSEDSERRRNHNILERQRRNDLRSSFLTLRDHVPELVKNDKAAKVVILKKATEYIHSLQAEEEKLLLEKEKLQFRQQQLVKKIENSRTC